The Alteromonas stellipolaris genome segment TTGATAAAGTCTTCAGCAATATCGCCCAGCTTGATATCCATTTGTAGGGTGGCATCGAATAACCCATCTACAAGCACTGCTTCGGCATCACCATCCGTCACATAGGCATCACCTTCTACCCGAGAGAATTTATAGGCACCGCATTCTTTTTCATCATAGTCCCCCCACCAAGAGTCTTCTCCGATTTCCATAACGTATTCAGAAAAGAATGCGCCATTGTTTACATCACTATCTTCTGCAATTCGCGAGTATGAGTTCCTATCAATTAATTGCTCACCCTCATAGCTATTAAGAAGCTGCATGCAGATATGTGACATGAACAGCTCATTAACCACTTTGTCAGTTTCTAGGTAAGCAGCGGCGCCAGTAATGTCACCACCTGCATTCATGCTGTCATATACGATATTGGCAAGGGTGTTTGCTTGCTCTATTCCAGCGGCGAGTGCTTTAAATTGAACCATTTGAACTGCACAGTACCCATGACCTAGAGGTACAGAGCCAATCATTGCGATAAGGAAACGAATAGGGAGGCCAAAAGAGTCGTATTGGTTTTTGCGTGATTCTGAATTGGAGTTGATCCACCAGCCAATTCCATTGAAAATCACCATCACAATACAAAGGAAATTGAGCGTTTCATTCCACACTAACATCATCTGAGCCAGAACAGAGTCGGGCGATGTAATAGCAACCTCTTCACCAAGCATCGTACTGGCTACTTCACCAAAAATTATCCGGTAAAACTGAACTGAAAAGTCTTCGCTATTGCTGACGCTAATCGCAATATCCGCATAGCATGCTGGCGCGATAAGTAGACCTACAATGGCAAAGAAGAAACCGCAGCGCGTCATTTTCATCGTAATCTCCAAATCATAAACGATGTTTCCGGATATGGTGACATCCAGAAATTGAACCGTGCACCTACCTGTTAAACACTATTGTCCTTTCGAGAATATATTCCGCAATCTAATTCCGGATATGGGAGCATTTTGTTTATGTCTAGCACTCTGCGTATTGACCAAGAATCTATTGATAAATATTGGTCATCAAGAGAAGACGCTAGGGGGTTTGTTGACTATCTCATTGAACGTGAACATTGGACTCTAGACCACAACGTTAATATCGCTGCAGAAGTTGAATTATGGGCATCGCAGCTACTTCGCCAAGACGAAGCTTATCTATTTAGTGAAGATGGCCTTCGACAATCCATGGTCGTATTGGCATTCATAACATCTGAGAAGGTATTTCCAATCCTGCATGGGATTGGCGAGACCTATCCCACATTCATTGCAGCACTCACCAATTTTGCAGCAGGTAAGGCTGATGATCCTAAGCTGGGCAGAATGGCCTTTATTTTTCTGGATAGGCTACGTGTTGCAAACCAACAAGCCACATTGAACCAAGCCCTTGGTGTTGATCGGTTAGCACTGGTGCAGCACGCCCTTAAACAAACTTTAGAAAAGTATGGAAATATCGGATGAAAGGTAAACTTTTAATAGCAATGTTGTGTGCTGTGACAAACCAAGCTCTCGCTGACGATTCAATCTATGACTGCCCTGATGGTGATACATCGCTAGCTTGCTCCCAACAAGCTCAGATTGAGGCGATTTGGGTAGACATGAATCAATCAGCTAACTATGTAGTTGATGAGCTTATGCAAGACCCTGAGAGTGCCGTTGAAGCAGGGTGCTTGGACAATATCCGTTCTATTGATTTGTCTATTATGACTATCGATCCGACATCGATTTGGACTGAAATTTATTCAGGCTTAAAAGACAAATTAATCAACCAAGTTTGTAGCGCTGTAGAAGACCGTGCAAATGAGTTAACTGCAATGTTAGAAACCAATCTTGAAGCCCCTTATGGCCTAGGTAGCGTTAGCATTAAACAAGCTAGTTCTATCTCAAGCTTTAGTGAGCTCTCCGACAGTCGTGTCCGCCTGACTGATGAAGAAGCCAAAGCAGAAGTTGTTGAAAAAGTATTTGGCGAGTCGTTAGAACCTACACCATTCCGATATACCGAAAAGGCAATGGACGAAGCTTTCCTTATACAAAATGGTGTATCAAAACACGCGGTACGTGAAGCTACCGAAGAAAAAATTGAATCAGTCCTTGACCAAAATAGGCTTTGGGACGCAGTGACAGGTGACAGTGATGATGACGGGAATTAGATATTTTGTTGGTATTACTTTAGCGTTCAGTAGCGCAAATGCCCTAGCTACGGGGTGCGATACTTGTTTGCAAGCAAAGATTCAATCAGCTTCAACACAAATATCATCTGCGCTTTCTACTTTAAATTCTACTGCGAGCCAAACGGTAACTGCTACGCAGACTGTTAATACGACACTTAATGCCGCTAGTACCTCGTTTATTTCTATCTTAAATACCAATCAAATTCAGCTGCTTTCGAGCCTGGATGCTGCATCTAAAAAAATAGAATTCACTAACGAGGCGACCACTTCAACACTGGCAAATCTGACTGATACGATCACCGGCACAATTAGCGAAAACGCTAAGAATCAGTCAAAAATGGCGCAAATTTTCCAAAACAGAGACACCTATGGCCCTAAGTCCATGCCACTTTCATTGGCAATAGCCGTTAACCGGTCTGAACATCTTACGGAAGCGTTAGTTGAGTTTAACGGCATGTTAGATGACCAGCTTTCTAAGTTCAAAGAGTGGGCTTATGTAGTGGAAAAAGGGGAGGAAACTACGCGATTACGCCGCGAGAAGGCGTTAGAGCTAATGGACGAAAATGAAGAACTAATGTCTCAGCTTTCAACTGGCTTACTAACGGAAGAAGTCACGACGTCATTACTCGACACCATGATGATAGTGGTGTTACCCGACCCACTGGATTATGAAAACCTTTCTACAGAGGAACAAATTGCATATAACAGTTTCATTGAGCGAAAAGCTGCAGCGTACAAAGTGCTAGCAAAGTTCGTTCTGATGAAAGCGCCATTACTTTCTACAGAAGGGTGGAATAGCGGTTATTCTCAAATTGAATCTGAGAATGATTTGACCTCAATAGAAGAGTTCATCAAGTCAGAATCAGACCGTAAGTTGCTTTCTGAGGCCTGGTATAACGATGTGGCCAAGTTGAATGATGTAGGTCTTCTAAGAGAACAAGTAAACCAAGTGAACATGCAGAATTATTTGCTGAGCTCTTTGGTCGATGCACAAAAAGACAATGTGTTACTCAAGTCCTTGGGAGTAAAAGAATGAAACGTTTAGTTCTACTTTCATGTCTTCTTGGTTTCGCCCCCTTTTCTCAAGCCACATTCGGGTTAGGCCCATGCTGTTCTGGTGCGGTTTGCGGCATCATTCCTTGTGATAATGAATGTGCAGGCGCTGCATTAACCACTTGGGGAAGTGATATGTCCAGTGGCTTAAATACCACCCAATCTCACCTAGAAGATTTAACAGTTGAAACCAATACATTAAACGACAACATAGCGACACATTACAGCAATGTCAGTAGTGCCTATACCTCGTATTTCACTAGCATGTTCTCCGGTCTGGATGTTTTAACAAATAAGATTGAATTCTCCATCACGCTTACTCAAAAAGGGTTAGAGGCCTTAGCTGAGTCAGTTAATGCGGCATTTCATGAAGCGTTTAGTGCACAAACGTTATTCGCTGAAATCAGCAAGAACGACGGTTTATATGGTGAGCACAGTAAAACTTATAGCGGTGCTATTTTGCTAAATTCAATCAGCGAACGAAATGAATTAGAAGTAAATAGCCAAGATAGTGCTTACCAAATTTCACAAACCCTGCAAGAAGTGGAGGGGCTGAAAGAAGAAAGCGCTTTGTATAATTGGGCTAATTCATTTAATGAAAAAACCAATTTGTCAGATGATCTATTGGCGCAACAAATGCTCGCTAATATCACAAACGATGATGTGTACCTGATAGCGACTAAACTAGCCAATACGCACAACGAGCAAAGCAACATACTTCCTTTCTGGGGTGTTATTGACTCCCTATCAAGCGGGGTTCTTCTTAAAGAAACCACAGAAGACACCCTCACCAGTGATAGCAGAGAGTTTTCTTTGCTGGGTTTGACCAGTATCGATGCTATGAACGGCATTTCTTCATCAAACCATACCGGTCTTCTTCGAGAGTACACGGTTCTCAATCAATTAAAGTCCCAACGTCTCCGCATGTTTCTTTCAATGAAAACTGCGCAACAAGTAGGGGAGGCGGCGACCACATATGATGAATAATGTATTTATCCTACTGGTTCTAGTAGTCGGGATTGGTCATTCACCTACTTCATCTGCTTGGGAAGCGTGTATGCCATTTTGTGATTTGGAATGTTCAGGTGCGGAAATGACCAACTTGGCCGCCCAGGTAGTCAGCGATTTAAACACCGTGACGACTACCTGCCAAAGCCTAATCAGCGCAAGAAATGACATGGCCCAGACAATTAGTGAAACCTTTGCCGAAATGTCTAGTGAGGTCGCTGCTTATTACATGGGGATTCTTTCTGGGTTGGATGCTTCTGTAAATCAGATTGCAGGAGGCAACGAGCAACAAGCGGTTGCCCTAGCTAATTTTGTTGATGTCATCAATTCTACTATCCATGAAACAAGTAAGAACACCGTTAAGGCGAATGAATTTTTCCACAATGACTACCTATACGGGATTCATTCAGCACCAGAAAACCAAATGATAATGCAATCTGCATGTACCGATTGTACTGATGAGCCTGTCATTGAGGCGCTTTCACAAATCGATTCGTTCGCAGTCGATAGCTACGACTTCGCTACTATCGTACAAGAAGGCATGGTCAATCAAACGGGGAATCGTACACAAAAAGAAGCCGTGGTTTCCAAACTAGACACAAAAGACAACCTACTCGCGCAATTAGCTCCATGGGAGAGTGCCGATGAATATGCTCAATACCTGTCTTATCAGAATATAGACCGTTTTGCGGATAATGACTTTGATGCTGTTCACGCTGAACTTCTAGGAAGTATTACGGGAGGTTACTTTAACTATTACGAGTTTGGAGACGATGAAGCATACGAAGCACTATCGACACTTGGCGAAAGTACTTCGGGCAGCATTGATAGTTTAGTAAGAGGTATAGAGTCTGACGCACTTCTGCAAGCTGATTACATTAATGATACCGCACAGTTAAATGCCCACGGCCTTAGAAACAGAATGGTCAATGCAAAGCAGGTAGAAACTGCCCAATACAATGCCCTTTATCAATTACTCACCACCGAAAATGTTATTGCTGCGCTCGATATAGCGAATGAAGCCTTTAAATGATTCTTCAGTGAATCATCTCATCACGCAGTCTGTTTTTTAAACTTTTCAGGGGTGTAATGATGAATGACACCTCTACCACCCAAGGCTATTGAATCATGAACGAAAATGATAATAACGACGAGTTACTCACCGAAAATGAAGAAGATTATGAAGCTTTGTTATCTGAAATTGATGAAGAGTTGATGGAAGAACTTAGCGAAGAAGCAGAATCCGCCATTAACAATGTCACTGACGATACACAGGTGGTATTGCCCGACACTGATGCAGAAGAAAGTGTTGAAAGTGAGAGCAATGAACAATCTGACTCTCTCATCGATGAATTCCTATCAGAGCAAAATAGAGAAGTGGTTTTCGAGGAAAACGTGCCGTTTGAAGTGGACGAAGAAAATCCCATTATGGACGTGGTGGAAAGTGAAGCCGGCGATATGGTGAACCAAAGTGCTGATGATGAAATAGACTCAGATTATGTAAACAAGCTAGTTGAAGATGCACTTCTTGAAATAGAAAGTGAGATGTTGGAGTCCGAGCAAACCCACGATAATGAAACTGACGAAAGCATTGAAGATGAAATCAATAACAATGCGGATTCAACGTCGACAGAAGATGTTCAAAACCTTTCTGATGAAGGTGTTGAGTTTGATTTAGACGCAAATGAATCAGAAAATATTGAAGAACAATTGGCTGAAAATGAAAGCCAACCAACGGAAAGCATTGAATTTGATTTAGATGATCAGATAGAAGACGCATTAATTGATGAAAGTGGTCAGCCATTTGAAAGTGAACAGAGCAATCATGCCGACAATAGTGAAGGGATAGAGCCCGAAGAGTTAGTTTTTGAAACTCAGCAGAGCCCGTTCACCCCCGATGAAACTGACACCACAGCTGAAGCTATTGAATTTGATTTAGACTTGGAAAGTGAAACGGTTGAAATTGATACCGACGAAAATACAAATGAAAGCGATGATGCCAATCGAGATGCAACGGTACAACTTGATAATGCAGATGATGTGAGCGAAGAAGTCGAAGATGAAGCCGAAGAAGATGCTGAAGAAATTAACGAAGCAGACATCGAGTTAAGCGACGAAAACGCAAACACGGAAGGGCTAGAATTCGACTTAGATGGCTTTGACCTTGATGAGACTCAACCTGAAACAAATAGTGCAACAACTCAAGCTACGATAGACCCACATACTTATAATAGGCGACAGGTTGAATATGGCGCACAGACGCCCACACCAAGTATTACGCAAGCCGTTGATATGGCTCAGCCACAAGCGCAAAAAGCCACCGCCTTCGGACCTGCACAATCAGCCCCCGTGGCGAGTCAGCAAGGCCCAGGCTTATTGTCCTCACTAGGTAACTTCTTTATGTCCCATGTTAAACATGGAGCGGCTACAATTAACTCTAAGCTATTACAATCAACGGTTAATGCTCAAGACCAACAATTGAAAGCTAATGGCGCTGTTTTAGATAAAGTCGTCGACACTTTTCTCGCTAAGCAAGAAAACCACCTTTCAAACATTGAGCGAAATAGTGAAAACCTCACGGATAACCTTAAAGCTACTATGAATAAGGACTTTCAGGAGTTTCTTGATATGGGATTTGAGGGGAGTGACTTAAATAAATCGCAACGAGAGAGATTTGAAAATATTGGCAATAGAGCTTCATCATTGAGTAATCAAGATGACTTATTAAATGATGATTTAAAAGAACGCCTATCCGAGCTTGCAGAAAAAGTGAAAGAGCTTATTAAGTCTCTATTTAAGAAAAATGATGAACAGAGTTTGGAACAATCTTAGTTATCCTTCTCTGATCTTTATTCTCCGGCTACCCGCTTCGGCGGGTTTTTTAGTGGAAATTAAAGCCATAAACACAGGTTCTATTAGCTGCACCTGCTTACCATAGTATGGTTTTTAGTGATTGTGGTGTCGTGATTTTAAGAAAAATTCACCTTTAAACGAAAATTCAAGCACTGCCATGTAAAAAAGCCTAAATCTTCCTTTTTTTAATTATTTTCCCCTCAAAAATAAAATCTCTTTAAAAACAGTGACTAATAATCTTGAGTCTGCTGCTGTCGTGTCGCTGTCGTGGTAATGGCGGCTTATCTGACGCGTTTGACATAATTTTGACATGGGCTGTCTATTCGAAAATTGTAAATTTTCGTCAAGAATAACGTCATTAATTTAAAACGTTGCGAAATAGATATACATCGTTCCGATATTGATATTGAGGGTCGTCAAAATGTACGCTGTTACTAAATCAATTTTTACTGATATTTACTCTATATACGTAGAGCCAAGGAAAGTCTTTACTAAATCATCCAGCGATTTCGGTGCTTTTTGGGCGCCAATTCTGTTAATACCTCTATTGATATTCATGGCCAACTACGCTTACTTCGAACGAGTAAGCCCTGAATACTTTGTTGAGGAGCAGCTTGCTCAAAAACAAGACATTTCGCAATCAGAATACAACGTCGCTGAAAGTCTATTATTAGATATGCACGGGTCACAGGCGTATATAACATCAACGGTCGAAGTTTTGACATGGATATTAATCGGCTTATTTTCTGCTGCATATTTGTTTATTGTCGCTAAATGGTTTTCAGGTCAGCAAATGACGTTTAGAAAATCGCTGGTTTGGACTTCGTGGTTACTAATGCCTGTCTGCATAGCCAAAATCATATCGATTATTTCTATATTCCACTCAAGTACAGGTGAAATCAGTTACACGCTTCTTTCTCCACTGACACTTGCACAAATAAGTCAGCTTTATACAAGTCTTAACATTGGGTCGACATTAGGAAGTTTGATTTCAGTTTTCACAGTTTGGGAATCAATATTACTGGCAGTATTTCTTAATAGACTTGGTTTGTCAGGTTTACTCTCTTTTGCCTTTGGAATGGCACCAATTACGACACTAACGTTGCTTGCATTCATCTAATCACAAGAATTATTGGAGAAATCAGATGCGAGCACGTCACATAATCCCAATATTGTTAATTGCTTCTATAAGCGTTGCTGCTTCAGTAATTAATCCAGTTGATAAAACTATTGCTGTCAGAGTTGAAAAAGTTCAGCTTGGAAGCGTACAAGACCTGATTGTGGCAAACGGAACGATTGAACTTGAAAAACGTGTATCTATCAGCCCTTACGTTTCTGCAAGAGTAGTAAAGGTATTTGTAAAAGAGGGAGAACTCGTCAACAAAGGTGACATTTTAGCGACTTTAGATTCTACAGATGAGTTAACAAAACTACAAAGCAGAATGTCAGATTACGAGATACAAAAATTGCAAACTGAAAAGGCGAGTATTGACCTTAAAAAGCAGGTTGCAAACCAAAAACGTTTATCTTCAATGCTGCAAAGCGGTCATATTAATATTTCTCAATTTGAGGAGTCGCAGCATGATTTGAGAGTTGCTGAAATAAACTTACTAGAAGCAAAACAAAGAGAAAAACAATTGTTTCAACTGGTTGAGGAACAGAAAGAAATATTAACCAAGGTTAATATTGTAGCTCCATTTAACGGCTTAATCACGAGTGTAGATGCATTACCCGGTGAATATGTGATTGGGCAAAATTACTACAACAATGGCAGTAATCTATTTGGTCTCGCTTCCATTGAAAATTCATTTGTAGATGTTTCTTTAACTCAAGCTGAAGTAGCTAAAGTTTCGATCGGGCAAGAAGTAAAGATCTTTCCCTCGGCATACAGAGACAATGTGCTAATGGGGTCTATTGCATACATTAACCCAATAGCTAAAAAAAATAATACATCTGGGCATCCTATGTTTTCCGTGAAAGTGCAATTACCAAAACTTCCAAGAGGCTTACTTTCGGGTATGACTTGTAGAGCCGAAATAGTCGACAATCAAAACGAAAATTCACTGCATGTACCTATAGCCGCTGTTGTCCGGACCGAAGAGAACCCTTTCGTTTGGTTGGTGACAGAAAAAGGAAAAATCGAAAAACGCTTTATTACTCTCGCTGAATCGTCTGATGTTAGTCAAATTATTAAGACAGGGATATTAGAAGGGGAAAATG includes the following:
- a CDS encoding type IVB secretion system protein IcmW → MSSTLRIDQESIDKYWSSREDARGFVDYLIEREHWTLDHNVNIAAEVELWASQLLRQDEAYLFSEDGLRQSMVVLAFITSEKVFPILHGIGETYPTFIAALTNFAAGKADDPKLGRMAFIFLDRLRVANQQATLNQALGVDRLALVQHALKQTLEKYGNIG
- a CDS encoding YIP1 family protein, with amino-acid sequence MYAVTKSIFTDIYSIYVEPRKVFTKSSSDFGAFWAPILLIPLLIFMANYAYFERVSPEYFVEEQLAQKQDISQSEYNVAESLLLDMHGSQAYITSTVEVLTWILIGLFSAAYLFIVAKWFSGQQMTFRKSLVWTSWLLMPVCIAKIISIISIFHSSTGEISYTLLSPLTLAQISQLYTSLNIGSTLGSLISVFTVWESILLAVFLNRLGLSGLLSFAFGMAPITTLTLLAFI
- a CDS encoding efflux RND transporter periplasmic adaptor subunit; this translates as MRARHIIPILLIASISVAASVINPVDKTIAVRVEKVQLGSVQDLIVANGTIELEKRVSISPYVSARVVKVFVKEGELVNKGDILATLDSTDELTKLQSRMSDYEIQKLQTEKASIDLKKQVANQKRLSSMLQSGHINISQFEESQHDLRVAEINLLEAKQREKQLFQLVEEQKEILTKVNIVAPFNGLITSVDALPGEYVIGQNYYNNGSNLFGLASIENSFVDVSLTQAEVAKVSIGQEVKIFPSAYRDNVLMGSIAYINPIAKKNNTSGHPMFSVKVQLPKLPRGLLSGMTCRAEIVDNQNENSLHVPIAAVVRTEENPFVWLVTEKGKIEKRFITLAESSDVSQIIKTGILEGENVVVGPLRLMNQLEPGKFVEMLGD